One Bifidobacterium angulatum DSM 20098 = JCM 7096 DNA window includes the following coding sequences:
- a CDS encoding ABC transporter permease yields MSATAAPATADQAGKPKEAKKNRLSGGFFRFVLTRFLLIIPTVFILVTVVFFVMRATGDPISAALGGRLTPQELQARIHAAGYDKPLIVQYFEYLGNLLHGDLGTTMTDNQPVVSILARYGSATFELAFLALIVALVVGIGLGRVAARRRDHAADAGIRTFAILCYATPVFFLGLILKLIFAIWLNALPASGRSSLATEMQFSRLVSPTGFYIIDALQLGDMNVLADVLRHAVLPALALGLLTAGVFIRLVRTNVISTFNSGYVEAARSRGVSEKRLLNKHAWRPALIPIITVMGMQIAMMLAGAVLTETTFEWKGLGFMLSQYLKARDFVAVQGIVILIAIIVAVVNFIVDVIAALIDPRVRY; encoded by the coding sequence GTGTCAGCTACAGCAGCTCCGGCAACTGCCGACCAGGCAGGCAAGCCGAAAGAAGCCAAAAAGAACCGATTGTCAGGCGGATTCTTCCGTTTCGTCCTGACCAGGTTCCTGCTTATCATCCCAACCGTTTTCATTCTCGTCACCGTGGTGTTCTTCGTGATGCGCGCCACCGGCGACCCCATCTCCGCCGCGCTCGGCGGCCGACTCACCCCGCAGGAGCTGCAGGCGCGCATTCACGCGGCCGGCTACGACAAGCCGCTTATCGTGCAATACTTCGAGTATCTGGGCAATCTGCTGCACGGCGATCTCGGCACCACCATGACCGACAACCAGCCGGTCGTCTCCATTCTGGCGCGCTATGGCTCCGCCACCTTCGAACTGGCGTTCCTGGCGCTTATCGTGGCGCTTGTCGTCGGCATCGGGCTGGGTCGAGTCGCCGCCCGCAGGCGCGACCATGCCGCCGACGCCGGCATCCGTACCTTCGCCATCCTGTGCTACGCCACCCCGGTGTTCTTCCTTGGCCTGATCTTGAAGCTCATCTTCGCCATCTGGCTTAATGCGTTGCCCGCCTCCGGTCGTTCCTCGCTGGCCACCGAGATGCAGTTCTCCCGACTGGTTTCCCCCACGGGCTTCTACATCATCGATGCGCTGCAGCTCGGCGACATGAACGTGCTCGCCGACGTGCTGCGCCACGCGGTACTGCCGGCCTTGGCCCTGGGCCTGCTGACCGCAGGCGTGTTCATCCGCTTGGTACGCACCAACGTGATTTCCACCTTCAACTCCGGGTATGTGGAGGCCGCGCGATCCCGTGGCGTGTCCGAGAAGCGTCTGCTCAACAAGCATGCGTGGCGTCCGGCGCTTATCCCGATCATCACCGTGATGGGCATGCAGATCGCCATGATGCTCGCCGGCGCGGTGCTCACGGAAACCACCTTCGAATGGAAGGGGCTGGGCTTCATGCTGTCGCAGTACCTCAAGGCGCGTGACTTCGTGGCCGTGCAGGGCATCGTGATCCTCATCGCCATCATCGTGGCCGTCGTCAACTTCATCGTCGACGTGATCGCCGCGCTCATCGACCCGAGAGTGAGGTACTGA
- a CDS encoding ABC transporter permease has product MAQANATKTAISGDERLGNLRLRRKSAWAKLPIVKQLRVAVGWQKGMLVTGLVLCAFFLIVALFAPVIAPYGHAQIKDASGSFPAQAAPSAKHIWGTTAGGFDVFSRVVWGTRTAIIAIIVAVLLSIFAGVLLGLVSGYFGGWVDRVLVMIADAIYSFPSLLLAILMAIMISHGQSGLWSGILASGISITVVYIPQYFRTIRAEVIRIKESAYIESARVVGASTWRIMTKHLFKNSTRTLPVILTLNSSEAILTLAGLGFLGFGIEPTAAAEWGYDLNRSVSDVTAGIWWTAVFPGLAIVLVVLGITLVGESLNDLADPRLRARKSAGEVVGSIEDTSVDKKENISARNEVIAELDAAGNPIAAKPVATVTDLDEAFRASEWTGEGDTGNRGEE; this is encoded by the coding sequence ATGGCTCAGGCAAATGCAACCAAAACCGCCATCTCCGGCGACGAACGCCTCGGGAATCTCCGGCTGCGCAGAAAGTCGGCCTGGGCGAAGCTGCCGATCGTCAAACAGCTGCGTGTCGCGGTCGGCTGGCAGAAGGGCATGCTCGTCACTGGTCTGGTGCTGTGCGCGTTCTTCCTGATCGTCGCGCTGTTCGCGCCGGTCATCGCCCCTTACGGGCATGCGCAGATCAAGGACGCCAGCGGCTCGTTCCCCGCGCAGGCGGCACCTTCGGCCAAGCACATCTGGGGCACCACGGCCGGCGGCTTCGACGTGTTCAGCCGTGTGGTCTGGGGTACCAGAACCGCCATCATCGCCATCATCGTGGCCGTGCTGCTGTCCATCTTCGCCGGCGTGCTGCTCGGCCTGGTATCCGGCTACTTCGGCGGCTGGGTTGATCGCGTGCTGGTGATGATCGCCGACGCCATCTACTCCTTCCCGTCGCTGCTGCTCGCCATCCTTATGGCCATCATGATCTCCCACGGCCAGTCGGGGCTGTGGAGCGGCATCCTCGCTTCGGGCATCTCCATCACCGTGGTGTACATTCCGCAGTATTTCCGTACAATCCGCGCCGAAGTGATCCGCATCAAGGAATCCGCGTACATCGAATCCGCCCGTGTGGTGGGCGCCTCCACATGGCGCATCATGACCAAGCATCTGTTCAAGAACTCCACACGAACCCTGCCTGTGATCCTGACGCTGAACTCGTCCGAAGCCATCCTGACGCTGGCCGGCCTGGGCTTCCTGGGCTTCGGCATCGAACCGACCGCGGCCGCCGAATGGGGCTACGATCTCAACCGTTCCGTGTCCGACGTGACGGCAGGCATCTGGTGGACCGCCGTGTTCCCGGGCCTGGCCATCGTGCTTGTCGTGCTCGGCATCACGCTGGTCGGCGAATCGCTCAACGATCTTGCCGATCCGCGCCTGCGCGCACGCAAGTCCGCGGGCGAGGTCGTCGGCTCGATCGAAGACACCTCCGTCGACAAGAAGGAAAACATTTCCGCACGCAACGAGGTCATCGCCGAACTGGACGCGGCCGGCAACCCGATCGCGGCAAAGCCGGTGGCGACCGTCACCGACCTTGACGAGGCGTTCCGTGCTTCGGAATGGACCGGCGAAGGCGATACGGGCAACAGGGGAGAGGAGTGA
- a CDS encoding dipeptide ABC transporter ATP-binding protein, whose protein sequence is MTQQAQHTQHNAQQGDLANIKDLSVSFMTDAGSIKAVEDVNFTIPRKTVVGVVGESGSGKSVTARSIIKLLPETATTSGAIYLSNREDTGTLDVLSLSGEQLRTMRGSQAAMVFQEPNSVLNPVYTIGWQIEEGLRAHGMKDKKELRAKAIDILKKVGIPDAETRVDYYPHQFSGGQKQRIVIAMALVLNPGLILADEPTTALDVTVQAEILDLLRLARDEFGASVLIITHNMGVVADIADEVVVMYRGHVVEQGPVEQIFYKPQHEYTQRLLAAVPRIGQHLVVRDRKGNPIERKTDWHDEPLAVKARNLSITYPGHLMQPDFKAVDGIDFEIHRSEVLGLVGESGSGKSTTGRAIAGLQKVTGGSLNVLGVEMNGVKERDFKAKRADIGFVFQDPGSSFDPLMTIAENVAEPLLVHHKFGSVAEAKNYVGDLLEMVQLPRVYMDRYPHELSGGQRQRASLARGLALKPSLLIADEPTSALDVSVQAKVLELFKRLQAEIGFACLFITHDLAVVDMLADRIMVMHKGKIVEHGDADDIIERPQNPYTQKLLASLPLPDPVKQREHRAKLHDLLAAQR, encoded by the coding sequence ATGACACAACAGGCGCAACACACGCAGCACAATGCCCAGCAGGGCGATCTCGCCAATATCAAGGACCTGTCGGTCTCCTTCATGACGGATGCCGGCTCGATCAAGGCAGTCGAGGATGTGAACTTCACCATTCCGCGCAAGACCGTGGTCGGCGTGGTCGGCGAATCCGGTTCCGGCAAATCCGTGACCGCGCGTTCCATCATCAAGCTGCTGCCCGAAACCGCCACCACTTCCGGCGCGATATACCTGTCGAACCGTGAGGATACCGGCACGCTCGACGTGCTGTCGCTGTCCGGAGAGCAGCTGCGCACGATGCGCGGCAGCCAGGCGGCCATGGTATTCCAGGAGCCGAACTCGGTGCTCAATCCGGTGTATACCATCGGCTGGCAGATCGAGGAAGGCCTGCGCGCCCACGGTATGAAGGACAAGAAGGAGCTTCGCGCCAAGGCCATCGACATTCTGAAGAAGGTCGGCATCCCGGACGCCGAAACCCGTGTGGACTATTATCCGCATCAGTTCTCCGGCGGTCAGAAGCAGCGCATCGTCATCGCCATGGCGTTGGTGCTGAACCCCGGTCTGATCCTGGCCGATGAGCCGACCACCGCGCTGGACGTGACGGTCCAGGCCGAAATCCTCGACCTGCTGCGTCTGGCACGTGACGAATTCGGCGCATCGGTGCTCATCATCACCCACAACATGGGCGTGGTCGCCGATATCGCCGACGAGGTCGTGGTGATGTACCGCGGCCACGTGGTCGAGCAAGGGCCCGTGGAACAGATCTTCTACAAGCCGCAGCACGAGTACACGCAGCGTCTGTTGGCCGCCGTGCCGCGCATCGGGCAGCATCTCGTGGTGCGGGACCGCAAAGGCAATCCGATCGAACGCAAAACCGACTGGCATGACGAACCGCTCGCCGTCAAGGCGCGGAATCTGAGCATCACCTACCCCGGTCACCTTATGCAGCCCGACTTCAAGGCTGTGGACGGCATCGACTTCGAGATCCACCGTTCCGAAGTGCTCGGACTGGTGGGCGAATCCGGTTCCGGCAAGTCGACCACGGGCCGTGCCATCGCCGGCCTGCAGAAGGTCACCGGCGGTTCGCTCAACGTGCTGGGCGTGGAGATGAACGGCGTGAAGGAGCGCGATTTCAAGGCCAAGCGCGCCGACATCGGATTCGTGTTCCAGGACCCGGGATCCTCGTTCGACCCGCTGATGACCATCGCCGAGAACGTGGCGGAACCCCTGCTGGTGCACCACAAGTTCGGTTCCGTAGCCGAGGCGAAGAACTATGTGGGCGATTTGCTGGAAATGGTGCAGCTGCCGCGCGTGTACATGGACCGTTACCCGCATGAGCTTTCCGGCGGCCAGCGCCAGCGCGCCTCCCTGGCGCGAGGATTGGCGCTGAAGCCGAGTTTGCTCATCGCCGATGAGCCGACTTCCGCATTGGACGTGTCGGTGCAGGCCAAGGTGCTTGAACTGTTCAAGAGACTGCAGGCCGAAATCGGTTTCGCCTGCCTGTTCATCACGCACGACCTGGCCGTGGTGGACATGCTTGCCGACCGCATCATGGTGATGCACAAGGGCAAGATCGTGGAGCACGGCGATGCGGACGACATCATCGAACGCCCGCAGAACCCCTACACGCAGAAGCTGCTGGCCTCGCTGCCGCTGCCCGACCCGGTCAAGCAGCGCGAGCACCGCGCCAAGCTGCATGACCTGCTTGCCGCCCAGCGGTAG
- a CDS encoding NUDIX hydrolase, which produces MTTPQFILDLRRKIDHDLLWLMGVSGYVQDAQGRVLLGRRSDTGEWAMVYGINEPGEEPADTVAREVKEETGVDVIVTDLVSVKSSRKILTYANGDNTMYMDHLFLCRPDPNGNTEPFVGDDESLEVGWFSPDALPEPLAATTVERMGYVHDYLRHKADGDAHAQFAFRGVIR; this is translated from the coding sequence ATGACCACGCCGCAGTTCATTCTCGACCTACGCAGGAAAATAGACCACGATCTATTGTGGCTCATGGGCGTGTCCGGCTATGTGCAGGACGCCCAGGGCCGCGTGTTGCTGGGCAGACGCTCCGATACCGGCGAATGGGCCATGGTGTACGGCATTAACGAGCCTGGCGAGGAGCCTGCCGACACCGTGGCCCGCGAGGTCAAGGAGGAGACCGGCGTCGACGTGATCGTCACCGATCTGGTGTCGGTGAAATCGTCGCGGAAGATCCTCACCTATGCGAACGGCGACAACACCATGTACATGGATCACCTGTTCCTGTGCAGGCCCGATCCGAACGGCAACACGGAACCGTTCGTGGGCGACGACGAAAGCCTTGAGGTGGGATGGTTCTCCCCTGATGCGCTGCCCGAGCCGCTGGCCGCCACTACGGTGGAGCGCATGGGTTACGTGCATGACTATCTCAGGCATAAGGCGGACGGAGACGCTCACGCCCAGTTCGCCTTCCGTGGCGTGATCCGCTGA
- a CDS encoding aminopeptidase P family protein, translating to MGEVITEKDKEYEAQERAAAPGDDQAMADRVNNRSLRPNSDAFREFMKSGWADEDPDIKPLESSKFTPARRATLGKAFAGERLVIPAGQPKVRNNDCDYMFRPDSTFAYYTGLGTDYEAGAVLVLNPVDPDSPEAKAGATHVPELFVAPRADNSTADFFMNAHYGEYWVGPRAGLVEMQAMTGIETHDIAQLADALSKDVGTEAGAVRVRVVSETDPQITALVNEVRKANGFADPDANAADDDKLREFTSEARMCKDSYEVGEMRKTISATKAGFDRLLATLPEALDKPRSERVLEGAFNSVSRELGNTVGYDSIVASGPHAPILHWMRNTGVVRNGDLLLVDAGVEVDSLYTADITRTFPTNGRFTDLQKRLYQAVLDSQQAGFEAAKVGATYSDIHHACMRVIAERLHEWGLLPVSVEESLSPEGQQHRRWLACGVAHHLGLDVHDCAQARFESYQGAEIRPGMIFTIEPGLYFRADDLLIPPEYRGIGIRIEDDVLMTEHGPEWLSAGIPKQIDDVEEWMADMAAKGRKA from the coding sequence ATGGGTGAAGTGATCACCGAAAAGGACAAGGAATACGAGGCGCAGGAGCGTGCCGCCGCGCCGGGCGACGATCAGGCCATGGCCGACCGTGTGAACAATCGGTCGCTGCGCCCGAATTCCGACGCGTTCCGCGAGTTCATGAAGTCCGGCTGGGCCGACGAGGATCCGGATATCAAGCCGTTGGAATCCTCCAAGTTCACCCCCGCCCGCCGTGCGACGCTCGGCAAGGCCTTCGCCGGCGAGCGCCTGGTGATTCCGGCCGGCCAGCCGAAGGTGCGCAACAACGACTGCGACTACATGTTCCGCCCGGACAGCACGTTCGCGTATTACACGGGTCTTGGAACCGACTATGAGGCGGGCGCCGTGCTGGTGCTCAACCCCGTCGACCCGGATTCACCCGAGGCGAAGGCCGGAGCGACCCATGTGCCGGAACTGTTCGTGGCACCGCGCGCCGACAATTCCACCGCCGATTTCTTCATGAACGCGCATTACGGCGAATACTGGGTGGGCCCGCGCGCCGGCCTGGTGGAGATGCAGGCGATGACCGGCATCGAAACGCATGACATCGCGCAGCTGGCCGATGCGCTGAGCAAGGATGTCGGCACCGAGGCCGGCGCCGTGCGCGTGCGCGTTGTAAGCGAGACCGACCCGCAGATCACCGCGCTGGTGAACGAGGTGCGCAAGGCCAACGGGTTCGCCGATCCCGATGCCAATGCGGCGGATGACGACAAGCTGCGCGAGTTCACCTCCGAGGCCCGCATGTGCAAGGATTCCTATGAGGTGGGCGAGATGCGCAAGACCATCAGCGCCACCAAGGCGGGCTTCGACCGTCTGCTGGCCACGCTGCCGGAGGCGCTTGACAAGCCGCGCAGCGAACGTGTTCTGGAAGGCGCGTTCAATTCCGTGTCCCGCGAACTGGGTAATACAGTCGGCTACGATTCGATCGTCGCCTCCGGCCCGCACGCCCCGATCCTGCATTGGATGCGCAATACCGGCGTGGTGAGGAACGGCGACTTGCTGCTGGTGGACGCCGGCGTGGAGGTCGATTCCCTGTATACCGCCGACATCACCCGCACCTTCCCGACGAACGGCAGGTTCACCGATCTGCAGAAGCGTCTGTACCAGGCCGTGCTTGATTCCCAGCAGGCCGGTTTCGAAGCCGCGAAGGTGGGCGCCACGTATAGCGACATCCATCACGCCTGCATGCGCGTGATCGCCGAGAGGCTGCACGAGTGGGGTCTGCTACCGGTGAGCGTGGAGGAATCGCTCTCCCCCGAAGGCCAGCAGCATCGCCGTTGGCTCGCCTGCGGCGTGGCCCACCATCTGGGCCTGGATGTGCATGATTGCGCGCAGGCACGCTTCGAGTCGTATCAGGGTGCCGAAATCCGCCCGGGCATGATCTTCACCATCGAGCCCGGCCTGTACTTCCGTGCGGACGATCTGCTGATTCCGCCGGAGTACCGTGGCATCGGCATTCGTATCGAGGATGATGTGCTCATGACCGAGCATGGCCCGGAATGGCTGTCCGCCGGCATTCCGAAGCAGATCGACGATGTCGAGGAATGGATGGCCGATATGGCCGCCAAGGGTCGCAAGGCCTGA
- a CDS encoding bifunctional folylpolyglutamate synthase/dihydrofolate synthase, whose protein sequence is MSFEHPNRNSESIHDVERDIMSRPPEHNTTNLDLDRMNLMLDVLGHPEQSFRVIHVTGTNGKGSTARMAEAICRAYGLRTGLYTSPHLEKVNERIAIDGQELSDDDFIDAWDQIKDYVALVDAKMEQQGKPRMSFFEVLTAMAIWKFADAPVDVAIVEVGMGGAWDATNVLNADAAIIGPIDMDHMKWLGDTVEQIAEEKVGIIKPGCTAVIGRQPHEDDVMPIIEEAAERNHATLVRDGYEMTVSDRLPAVGGQVATLNTPLGTYTEVPIAKFGEHQAHNALAALAACEAVIPTSGALDGDLVAEALSGVKIPGRIEQIRTSPTIILDGGHNINAAESLRAAIEENYSFEQLVGVVAMMADKQVEQYLGVLEPVLSQIVVTENSWRDRVMPADELEKIAIDVFGADRVIKEPNLPDAIQTAVNLVDADDELGVGYGHGVLICGSFVTAGDARAMLKEHASPVMEKAMSIHQATVEPDERNDAEDTVDNGVEGVDGEQSAEE, encoded by the coding sequence ATGTCTTTCGAGCATCCGAACAGAAACAGCGAATCCATTCACGACGTGGAACGCGATATCATGAGCCGCCCGCCGGAGCACAACACCACCAACCTTGACCTTGACCGCATGAATCTCATGCTGGACGTGCTGGGGCATCCGGAGCAGTCCTTCCGCGTGATCCACGTCACCGGCACCAACGGCAAGGGATCCACGGCGCGCATGGCCGAGGCCATCTGCCGTGCATATGGCCTGCGTACCGGCCTGTACACCTCTCCGCACCTGGAGAAGGTGAACGAGCGCATCGCCATCGACGGCCAGGAGCTCAGCGACGACGATTTCATCGACGCATGGGACCAGATCAAGGATTATGTCGCGCTGGTGGACGCCAAGATGGAGCAGCAGGGCAAGCCCCGCATGAGCTTCTTCGAAGTGCTCACCGCCATGGCGATCTGGAAATTCGCCGACGCGCCGGTCGATGTGGCGATCGTGGAGGTCGGCATGGGCGGCGCGTGGGACGCCACGAACGTGCTGAACGCCGACGCGGCCATCATCGGGCCGATCGATATGGACCATATGAAATGGCTGGGAGACACCGTCGAACAGATCGCCGAGGAGAAAGTCGGCATCATCAAGCCCGGTTGCACGGCGGTGATCGGCCGCCAGCCGCATGAGGACGATGTCATGCCGATCATCGAGGAGGCCGCGGAACGCAATCACGCCACACTGGTACGTGACGGCTATGAGATGACGGTAAGCGATCGTCTGCCGGCTGTCGGCGGCCAGGTGGCCACGCTGAACACGCCGCTGGGCACCTACACCGAAGTGCCCATCGCCAAATTCGGCGAACATCAGGCGCATAACGCGCTCGCCGCGCTCGCCGCATGCGAGGCCGTGATCCCCACGTCGGGCGCATTGGATGGCGATCTGGTGGCCGAGGCGTTGAGCGGCGTCAAGATTCCGGGCCGTATCGAACAGATTCGCACCTCGCCGACCATCATCCTCGACGGCGGGCATAACATCAATGCCGCGGAATCGTTGAGGGCAGCGATCGAAGAGAACTACAGCTTCGAACAGTTGGTCGGCGTGGTGGCCATGATGGCCGACAAGCAGGTCGAACAGTACCTGGGTGTTCTCGAACCGGTGCTCAGCCAGATCGTGGTGACCGAGAACTCATGGCGTGATCGCGTGATGCCGGCCGACGAGCTGGAGAAGATCGCCATCGACGTGTTCGGTGCCGATCGTGTGATCAAGGAGCCGAATCTGCCGGATGCCATCCAGACCGCCGTCAATCTGGTCGATGCCGATGATGAGCTGGGCGTGGGGTACGGCCATGGCGTGCTGATCTGCGGCAGCTTCGTCACCGCCGGCGACGCGCGTGCCATGCTGAAGGAACATGCCAGCCCTGTTATGGAGAAGGCCATGAGCATCCACCAGGCCACCGTCGAACCGGACGAGCGCAATGATGCCGAAGACACCGTAGACAACGGTGTGGAAGGTGTTGACGGCGAGCAGTCGGCCGAAGAGTGA
- a CDS encoding aspartate/glutamate racemase family protein yields MKRPFFAVLGGMGTLATESYIRLVNAATHAHSDQEYLDYVVFNDASVPDRTAFIVGESDDDPFPVIADDIDKASAMGASFIVLTCNTAHYFHDRFQALTDVPILHMPREAVKRLSQLYPAGRTTRVGFLGTVGSRASGVYKHAVEEAGYTFVEPDDALQARITSLIYDDVKGSGELNLNRYESVLRDMLDPAGPCACDALILGCTELSVLNEAFPLPQLPVIDAQAVLVDVTVERAKALRS; encoded by the coding sequence GTGAAACGACCGTTCTTTGCCGTTTTGGGCGGCATGGGCACGCTGGCCACGGAAAGCTATATCCGCCTGGTCAACGCCGCCACGCATGCGCATAGCGATCAGGAGTACCTGGACTATGTGGTGTTCAACGACGCATCCGTTCCCGACCGTACCGCGTTCATCGTCGGCGAGTCGGATGACGACCCGTTCCCCGTCATCGCGGACGATATCGACAAGGCTTCCGCGATGGGCGCAAGCTTCATCGTGCTGACCTGCAATACCGCGCATTATTTCCACGACCGCTTCCAGGCGCTTACCGACGTGCCGATCCTGCATATGCCGCGCGAAGCCGTGAAGCGTCTGTCGCAGCTGTACCCGGCAGGCCGTACCACGCGCGTCGGCTTCCTTGGCACGGTGGGGTCGCGCGCTTCGGGCGTGTACAAGCATGCCGTCGAGGAAGCCGGCTATACCTTCGTGGAGCCGGACGACGCGTTGCAGGCCCGCATCACCTCGCTGATCTACGACGATGTGAAAGGCAGCGGCGAGTTGAATCTCAACCGGTATGAATCCGTGCTGCGCGACATGCTCGACCCTGCCGGACCATGCGCCTGCGATGCGCTGATCCTCGGGTGCACCGAGCTGAGCGTGCTCAACGAGGCGTTCCCACTGCCCCAGTTGCCCGTCATCGACGCGCAGGCCGTGCTGGTGGACGTGACCGTGGAGCGTGCCAAGGCGCTGCGCAGCTAG
- a CDS encoding carboxylate--amine ligase, with amino-acid sequence MTRFQPILLGSDINVYGMARAFHEEYGIVSDAYAYFQLSPTKFSKIVNVHIVDDFNNFVTFRDFMLDLGKRMKAEDPDRVLLLIPCGDVYANLLSQCGDDLRKYFVYNTLDINLSRRLAYKSTFYQICEQYDLPHPKTKTVTADEVKAGEYRNLPFSYPVAMKPANSVEWLNIDFEGRRKAYIFNDPAELETIIKRAYAAGYTSEMVIQDFIPGDDSRMRVLNAYVDQHHRVRMMFLGHPLLEDPSPVAAGNYAAILPDYNEGVFRRIKAFLEDIGYEGVANFDMKYDERDGEYKLFEINLRQGRSSYFVTLNGFNLAKYFVDDLVEDTPFDGNTLFGRGSKLWLEIPKSIFLDYVAEGPDKEAGRRMLASGDWGTTLEYSKDMNPLRWAMIRHMFSIYKKSYAKYFTKKGELK; translated from the coding sequence ATGACAAGATTCCAACCGATTCTGCTTGGCAGCGATATCAACGTGTACGGCATGGCCAGGGCGTTCCACGAGGAGTACGGCATCGTCTCCGACGCATACGCGTATTTCCAGCTCAGCCCTACGAAATTCAGCAAGATCGTCAATGTGCATATTGTCGACGATTTCAACAATTTCGTGACCTTCCGCGATTTCATGCTCGACCTGGGCAAACGCATGAAGGCCGAGGACCCGGATCGCGTGCTGCTGCTCATCCCCTGCGGCGATGTGTATGCGAATCTGCTCAGCCAGTGCGGCGACGATCTGCGCAAGTATTTCGTCTACAACACGCTGGATATCAACCTGTCGCGCCGTCTGGCGTACAAATCCACGTTCTATCAGATCTGCGAGCAGTACGATCTTCCCCACCCGAAGACGAAGACCGTCACCGCCGATGAGGTCAAGGCCGGCGAATACCGGAATCTACCGTTCAGCTACCCGGTGGCCATGAAGCCCGCCAATTCCGTGGAATGGCTGAACATCGACTTCGAAGGCCGCCGCAAAGCCTATATCTTCAACGATCCGGCCGAACTGGAGACGATCATCAAGCGCGCCTATGCCGCAGGCTATACCTCGGAAATGGTGATTCAGGACTTCATTCCGGGCGACGATTCGCGCATGCGCGTGCTCAACGCGTATGTGGATCAGCATCACCGCGTGCGCATGATGTTCCTCGGCCACCCGCTGCTGGAGGACCCCTCCCCCGTCGCCGCCGGCAACTACGCGGCCATTCTGCCCGACTACAACGAGGGCGTGTTCCGCCGTATCAAGGCGTTCCTTGAGGATATCGGCTATGAGGGCGTGGCGAACTTCGATATGAAGTACGACGAGCGCGACGGCGAATACAAGCTGTTCGAGATCAATCTGCGCCAGGGGCGTTCCAGCTATTTCGTGACGTTGAACGGTTTCAACCTGGCCAAGTACTTCGTCGACGACCTGGTGGAGGACACCCCGTTCGACGGCAACACGCTGTTCGGCCGCGGCTCCAAGCTGTGGCTCGAGATCCCGAAGTCGATCTTCCTGGATTATGTGGCCGAAGGCCCCGACAAGGAGGCCGGTCGCAGGATGCTCGCCTCCGGCGACTGGGGCACCACGCTGGAGTATTCCAAGGATATGAACCCGTTGCGCTGGGCCATGATCCGCCACATGTTCTCTATCTACAAGAAGAGCTACGCCAAATACTTCACCAAGAAGGGCGAATTGAAGTGA